One Capsicum annuum cultivar UCD-10X-F1 chromosome 2, UCD10Xv1.1, whole genome shotgun sequence genomic window carries:
- the LOC107859093 gene encoding mannosyl-oligosaccharide 1,2-alpha-mannosidase MNS3 isoform X1, with product MSKSLPYSMKDVHYDNAKFRQRSVSQVVSQVLLTSNGKRDCLKCSTGKFLVLLMICGLAYLVLANKSAVHPVSSGMAKNDGSKEGENLPIHGSGRFRRFWRKPPRLPPRLSPDEIISRNRSIQESMKRKEPEWVARQQKVKDAFIHAWSGYKAYAMGYDELMPLSRRGVDGLGGLGATVIDALDTAMIMGADEVVYEAGSWIEKHLPGRIEGKGQVNLFETTIRVLGGLLSAYHLSGGDQGRIPEHKGPKPSVYLENARNLADRLLTAFTASPSDIPYSDVVLREKSAHPAPDGLSSTAEAATVQLEFNYLSYLTGDAKYSVEAMKVLQHIKTLPKVEGLVPIYINPQSGHFSGDNIRLGSRGDSYYEYLIKVWLQQKGTNFSYLYDMYVEAIKGVRHLLVRKSTPNGLVFVGELPYGKEGGFSPKMDHLVCFLPGTLALGATKGLTKERAMRENLLTFEDMENLKLAEDLAKTCIEMYSVTSSGLAPEIAYFNIEQGDSEGGPNGGNKSSKYLNDIIIKPADRHNLLRPETVESLFVLYRITGDSKYREWGWQIFEAFEKYTKIDSGGYTSLDDVTVIPPRRRDKMETFFLGETLKYIYLLFSNSTTIPLDEYVFNTEAHPIPVIPRSR from the exons GTAGTTTCTCAGGTTCTATTAACCAGTAATGGTAAACGTGATTGTTTAAAATGCAGCACTGGGAAATTTCTTGTGTTACTGATGATTTGTGGTTTAGCATATCTAGTACTGGCTAATAAAAGCGCTGTCCATCCTGTGTCTAGTGGTATGGCAAAAAATGATGGATCTAAGGAAGGAGAAAATCTCCCAATTCATGGAAGTGGAAGATTCAGGAGATTCTGGAGAAAACCACCTAGACTTCCACCTCGGTTATCTCCCGATGAAATAATTAGTAGGAATAGATCTATTCAAGAGTCTATGAAAAGAAAGGAGCCAGAATGGGTGGCAAGACAACAGAAGGTGAAAGATGCGTTTATCCATGCCTGGTCTGGATACAAAGCCTATGCCATGGGTTATGATGAACTTATGCCCTTGAGCCGTAGAGGAGTTGATGGTTTAGGAGGTTTGGGAGCTACAGTTATCGATGCTTTAGACACGGCTATGATTATGGGAGCTGATGAAGTTGTTTATGAAGCAGGCTCGTGGATTGAGAAACATCTTCCTGGGAGGATTGAAGGGAAAGGTCAAGTAAATCTCTTTGAAACTACAATACGGGTTCTTGGTGGTCTTTTGAGTGCTTATCACTTAAGTGGTGGAGATCAAGGGAGAATTCCAGAACACAAGGGGCCTAAACCATCTGTTTACCTGGAAAATGCTAGGAACTTGGCTGATCGTCTACTTACTGCTTTTACAGCAAGTCCATCCGATATTCCATACAGTGATGTTGTCCTGCGTGAAAAGTCTGCACATCCTGCCCCTGATGGTCTGAGTAGCACTGCCGAAGCTGCAACTGTACAGCTTGAGTTTAATTATCTTAGTTATCTAACAGGTGATGCAAAGTATAGCGTAGAAGCCATGAAGGTTCTACAACATATTAAGACTTTGCCAAAGGTGGAGGGACTTGTCCCAATATACATTAA CCCTCAATCTGGACACTTTAGTGGAGACAATATTAGACTTGGATCTCGTGGTGATAGCTACTATGAGTATCTTATTAAAGTGTGGCTTCAGCAGAAAGGAACTAACTTTTCGTACTTGTACGATATGTATGTCGAAGCAATTAAAGGTGTCAGGCACCTTCTTGTTCGCAAATCTACTCCAAATGGCTTGGTCTTTGTGGGAGAATTGCCATATGGGAAAGAAGGTGGTTTCAGTCCAAAGATGGATCACCTG GTGTGTTTCCTTCCTGGTACCCTGGCCCTTGGCGCTACAAAGGGGTTGACAAAGGAAAGAGCTATGAGAGAGAACTTGCTCACTTTTGAAGATATGGAAAACCTAAAGCTTGCTGAAGATCTGGCTAAGACATGCATTGAAATGTACTCAGTAACCTCTTCTGGCCTTGCTCCAGAAATAGCTTATTTTAATATTGAG CAGGGAGATTCTGAAGGTGGTCCTAATGGTGGGAACAAAAGTTCGAAATATTTGAATGACATAATCATAAAGCCTGCTGATCGTCACAATCTTTTGCGTCCTGAAACCGTTGAATCATTGTTTGTACTGTATCGTATTACTGGTGATTCAAA GTATCGTGAATGGGGCTGGCAAATTTTTGAGGCATTTGAGAAGTACACAAAGATTGATTCTGGAGGTTACACTTCTCTTGACGATGTTACTGTTATTCCTCCACGAAGAAGAGACAAGATGGAGACCTTTTTCTTGGGTGAAACACTCAAATACATCTACTTGCTGTTCAGTAATAGCACCACGATCCCTTTGGATGAGTATGTATTCAACACAGAAGCTCATCCTATCCCAGTAATTCCTAGAAGTCGATGA
- the LOC107859092 gene encoding potassium channel KAT1, protein MSFSYAKNCLQRFCVDEFQMNTETTQSGFFSSDLLPSLGARINYATKLRRFIISPFNPRYRCWEMFLVVLVIYTAWISLFEVAFLSYKRDDTLFIIDNIVDCFFAVDIFLTFFVAYLHRESYLLVDEPKKIATRYLSTWFIFDVCSTIPFQSLILVFTDHKESGGVGFRLLSMLRLWRLRRVSALFARLEKDIRFNYFWTRCTKLVSVTLFAVHCAGCFNYMIADRYPDPKKTWIGAVNPDFKQLSVGDRYITSLYWSIVTLTTTGYGDLHAENSREMLFDIFYMLFNLGLTSYIIGNMTNLVVHWTSRTRNFRDTVKAAQEFAKRNQLPPRVQDQVLSHICLKFKTETLKQEETLNGLPKAIRTSIAHHLFFPIVQNVHLFQGVSRNLLFQLVPEMEAEYFPPKQDVILQNEAPTDLYIIVSGAVELIAHVDGLEQIIGKAVAGELFGEIGVLCGRPQPFSVRTTEISQILRLNRTALMNILHANPEDERIVMNNLFMKLQGFGGYGYVDHQTNAGPEIKRHDDTALTSIDINNLEARVKKQEEVDAQEVNKSINDMSLSFENKKELSEHKVEFIGPDEGTKSCQLKPEVPCCSNSCLKSPTCSTSSSGSKGTKSTHHKKRITIHMKKESLHDQFGKLIMLPDSLEELFRVAGQRFGGCNFKRAVNAENAEIDDIDVIRDGDHLFFL, encoded by the exons ATGTCGTTTTCTTATGCTAAAAACTGCTTGCAACGGTTCTGTGTGGACGAGTTCCAAATGAATACAGAAACCACCCAGAGTGGCTTCTTCTCTAGTGATCTTCTTCCTTCACTTGGAGCTCGAATCAACTACGCTACAAAGCTCCGAAGATTCATCATTTCGCCTTTCAATCCACGTTATAG GTGTTGGGAGATGTTTCTAGTTGTTCTAGTCATTTACACAGCTTGGATTTCGCTGTTTGAGGTTGCATTCTTGTCATACAAGAGAGATGATACTCTCTTCATCATTGACAACATTGTTGATTGCTTCTTTGCTGTTGACATTTTCCTTACTTTCTTCGTCGCGTATCTTCATCGAGAGTCTTATCTTCTTGTTGATGAACCTAAGAAAATAGCAACAAG GTACTTGTCAACATGGTTCATATTTGATGTATGTTCCACTATACCATTTCAATCATTGATCCTCGTCTTCACGGATCACAAAGAAAGCGGTGGAGTTGGCTTCAGGTTGCTGAGCATGCTCAGACTTTGGCGACTCCGACGTGTCAGTGCCCTGTTTGCAAG ACTCGAGAAGGACATCCGGTTCAACTACTTCTGGACGCGATGTACAAAACTCGTATCA GTAACATTGTTTGCAGTGCACTGTGCTGGATGCTTTAACTATATGATTGCAGATAGATATCCCGATCCAAAAAAGACATGGATTGGTGCTGTTAATCCAgatttcaagcaactaagtgttGGGGACAGATACATAACTTCATTGTATTGGTCTATTGTAACGCTGACCACGACCGGTTATGGAGACTTGCATGCTGAGAATTCAAGGGAGATGCTATTTGATATCTTTTACATGTTATTCAACTTGGGATTGACATCTTACATCATTGGAAACATGACTAACCTTGTCGTTCATTGGACCAGTCGCACCAGAAACTTC AGGGATACAGTGAAAGCAGCCCAAGAATTTGCGAAAAGGAATCAGTTGCCTCCAAGAGTACAAGATCAGGTTTTGTCCCACATCTGTCTCAAGTTCAAAACAGAAACATTGAAACAAGAAGAGACACTCAATGGCCTGCCTAAAGCCATCCGAACAAGCATTGCACACCATCTGTTTTTCCCTATAGTTCAAAATGTCCATTTGTTCCAAGGGGTTTCGCGGAACCTCCTTTTCCAACTG GTTCCCGAAATGGAAGCTGAATATTTCCCTCCGAAGCAAGATGTGATTTTGCAGAACGAGGCGCCAACAGATCTGTATATAATAGTTTCAGGAGCAGTG GAACTGATAGCACATGTTGATGGCCTAGAGCAA ATAATTGGGAAGGCTGTTGCTGGAGAACTATTTGGGGAAATAGGTGTTTTATGTGGGAGACCACAGCCATTTTCTGTTAGAACTACCGAGATTTCTCAAATTCTAAGGCTAAACCGGACAGCATTGATGAACATACTTCATGCAAATCCAGAAGATGAACGGATAGTTATGAACAATCTTTTTATG aAACTTCAGGGATTTGGAGGTTATGGTTATGTGGACCACCAAACAAATGCAGGACCAGAAATCAAAAGGCATGATGATACAGCACTGACGAGCATAGATATCAATAATTTGGAAGCAAGAGTAAAGAAGCAAGAGGAAGTTGATGCACAAGAAGTAAACAAAAGCATCAATGATATGTCattaagttttgaaaataagaagGAATTAAGTGAGCATAAAGTGGAGTTTATTGGACCAGATGAAGGAACAAAGAGCTGTCAGCTGAAGCCTGAGGTCCCCTGTTGTTCCAACTCTTGCCTTAAAAGTCCCACATGTAGTACCAGTTCAAGTGGCTCCAAAGGGACAAAATCCACCCACCATAAGAAGAGAATCACCATTCACATGAAGAAAGAATCATTGCATGACCAGTTTGGGAAGCTAATCATGTTACCTGATTCACTAGAAGAGCTATTCAGAGTAGCGG GTCAAAGATTTGGAGGCTGCAATTTTAAGAGGGCTGTAAATGCAGAGAACGCTGAAATAGATGACATCGATGTCATCAGAGATGGAGAccatttgtttttcctttaa
- the LOC107859093 gene encoding mannosyl-oligosaccharide 1,2-alpha-mannosidase MNS3 isoform X2: protein MSKSLPYSMKDVHYDNAKFRQRSVSQVVSQVLLTSNGKRDCLKCSTGKFLVLLMICGLAYLVLANKSAVHPVSSGMAKNDGSKEGENLPIHGSGRFRRFWRKPPRLPPRLSPDEIISRNRSIQESMKRKEPEWVARQQKVKDAFIHAWSGYKAYAMGYDELMPLSRRGVDGLGGLGATVIDALDTAMIMGADEVVYEAGSWIEKHLPGRIEGKGQVNLFETTIRVLGGLLSAYHLSGGDQGRIPEHKGPKPSVYLENARNLADRLLTAFTASPSDIPYSDVVLREKSAHPAPDGLSSTAEAATVQLEFNYLSYLTGDAKYSVEAMKVLQHIKTLPKVEGLVPIYINPQSGHFSGDNIRLGSRGDSYYEYLIKVWLQQKGTNFSYLYDMYVEAIKGVRHLLVRKSTPNGLVFVGELPYGKEGGFSPKMDHLVCFLPGTLALGATKGLTKERAMRENLLTFEDMENLKLAEDLAKTCIEMYSVTSSGLAPEIAYFNIEGDSEGGPNGGNKSSKYLNDIIIKPADRHNLLRPETVESLFVLYRITGDSKYREWGWQIFEAFEKYTKIDSGGYTSLDDVTVIPPRRRDKMETFFLGETLKYIYLLFSNSTTIPLDEYVFNTEAHPIPVIPRSR, encoded by the exons GTAGTTTCTCAGGTTCTATTAACCAGTAATGGTAAACGTGATTGTTTAAAATGCAGCACTGGGAAATTTCTTGTGTTACTGATGATTTGTGGTTTAGCATATCTAGTACTGGCTAATAAAAGCGCTGTCCATCCTGTGTCTAGTGGTATGGCAAAAAATGATGGATCTAAGGAAGGAGAAAATCTCCCAATTCATGGAAGTGGAAGATTCAGGAGATTCTGGAGAAAACCACCTAGACTTCCACCTCGGTTATCTCCCGATGAAATAATTAGTAGGAATAGATCTATTCAAGAGTCTATGAAAAGAAAGGAGCCAGAATGGGTGGCAAGACAACAGAAGGTGAAAGATGCGTTTATCCATGCCTGGTCTGGATACAAAGCCTATGCCATGGGTTATGATGAACTTATGCCCTTGAGCCGTAGAGGAGTTGATGGTTTAGGAGGTTTGGGAGCTACAGTTATCGATGCTTTAGACACGGCTATGATTATGGGAGCTGATGAAGTTGTTTATGAAGCAGGCTCGTGGATTGAGAAACATCTTCCTGGGAGGATTGAAGGGAAAGGTCAAGTAAATCTCTTTGAAACTACAATACGGGTTCTTGGTGGTCTTTTGAGTGCTTATCACTTAAGTGGTGGAGATCAAGGGAGAATTCCAGAACACAAGGGGCCTAAACCATCTGTTTACCTGGAAAATGCTAGGAACTTGGCTGATCGTCTACTTACTGCTTTTACAGCAAGTCCATCCGATATTCCATACAGTGATGTTGTCCTGCGTGAAAAGTCTGCACATCCTGCCCCTGATGGTCTGAGTAGCACTGCCGAAGCTGCAACTGTACAGCTTGAGTTTAATTATCTTAGTTATCTAACAGGTGATGCAAAGTATAGCGTAGAAGCCATGAAGGTTCTACAACATATTAAGACTTTGCCAAAGGTGGAGGGACTTGTCCCAATATACATTAA CCCTCAATCTGGACACTTTAGTGGAGACAATATTAGACTTGGATCTCGTGGTGATAGCTACTATGAGTATCTTATTAAAGTGTGGCTTCAGCAGAAAGGAACTAACTTTTCGTACTTGTACGATATGTATGTCGAAGCAATTAAAGGTGTCAGGCACCTTCTTGTTCGCAAATCTACTCCAAATGGCTTGGTCTTTGTGGGAGAATTGCCATATGGGAAAGAAGGTGGTTTCAGTCCAAAGATGGATCACCTG GTGTGTTTCCTTCCTGGTACCCTGGCCCTTGGCGCTACAAAGGGGTTGACAAAGGAAAGAGCTATGAGAGAGAACTTGCTCACTTTTGAAGATATGGAAAACCTAAAGCTTGCTGAAGATCTGGCTAAGACATGCATTGAAATGTACTCAGTAACCTCTTCTGGCCTTGCTCCAGAAATAGCTTATTTTAATATTGAG GGAGATTCTGAAGGTGGTCCTAATGGTGGGAACAAAAGTTCGAAATATTTGAATGACATAATCATAAAGCCTGCTGATCGTCACAATCTTTTGCGTCCTGAAACCGTTGAATCATTGTTTGTACTGTATCGTATTACTGGTGATTCAAA GTATCGTGAATGGGGCTGGCAAATTTTTGAGGCATTTGAGAAGTACACAAAGATTGATTCTGGAGGTTACACTTCTCTTGACGATGTTACTGTTATTCCTCCACGAAGAAGAGACAAGATGGAGACCTTTTTCTTGGGTGAAACACTCAAATACATCTACTTGCTGTTCAGTAATAGCACCACGATCCCTTTGGATGAGTATGTATTCAACACAGAAGCTCATCCTATCCCAGTAATTCCTAGAAGTCGATGA